The Pirellulales bacterium genome contains a region encoding:
- a CDS encoding metalloregulator ArsR/SmtB family transcription factor: MQDTLSQTFAALADPTRRAMLVHLSRGEANVSELAKPFLKGMSLPAVTKHLKVLEKAGLITKTREAQWRPCKLNPDAFQEVAVWMEQYRIFWEQSFDRLEEHLKTVTAKKHAKEKTDGRKN; encoded by the coding sequence ATGCAGGACACACTCAGTCAGACGTTTGCCGCGTTGGCCGATCCGACCCGCCGGGCCATGTTGGTTCACCTCTCGCGCGGCGAGGCCAACGTTTCGGAATTGGCTAAGCCGTTTCTTAAGGGGATGAGCCTGCCGGCGGTCACCAAGCACCTCAAGGTCTTGGAGAAGGCAGGCTTGATTACCAAGACGCGCGAAGCGCAGTGGCGTCCCTGCAAACTGAATCCCGACGCCTTCCAAGAGGTGGCCGTCTGGATGGAGCAATACCGCATCTTCTGGGAACAAAGTTTTGATCGTCTCGAAGAACACCTGAAGACCGTTACCGCCAAGAAGCACGCGAAGGAAAAAACCGATGGCCGAAAAAACTAA
- a CDS encoding DUF1801 domain-containing protein → MAKQSPNDESAADRITEHIKALGDWRGATLAHLRKLIHDADPDIQEEWKWVKPTNPGVPVWSHDGGVCTGETYKQVVKLTFFRGASIKDPKKLFNASLEGNVRRAIDLREGEKINEAAFKQLIRAAVAANTAAIAERGAKKKSK, encoded by the coding sequence ATGGCGAAACAAAGTCCGAATGACGAATCCGCGGCTGACAGAATCACAGAACACATCAAAGCGCTCGGGGATTGGCGGGGAGCGACGCTGGCGCATCTTCGAAAATTGATCCATGATGCGGACCCCGATATCCAGGAAGAGTGGAAATGGGTCAAGCCGACGAATCCCGGGGTGCCTGTCTGGTCGCATGACGGGGGCGTCTGCACGGGGGAAACGTACAAGCAAGTCGTGAAGCTGACGTTCTTTCGGGGTGCCTCGATCAAAGATCCGAAGAAGCTCTTCAATGCCAGCCTGGAGGGAAACGTACGGCGCGCAATCGATCTGCGCGAAGGAGAGAAGATCAACGAAGCGGCTTTCAAGCAACTGATTCGCGCCGCAGTTGCGGCCAACACCGCAGCGATTGCTGAGCGAGGTGCCAAGAAGAAGAGTAAGTAA
- a CDS encoding ectonucleotide pyrophosphatase/phosphodiesterase, whose translation MRWIIIWLSIVCLVCLATPSAFGADSEPAENAVVIVSVDGLAAFYWDDPRAEMPTIRALAKEGASATAMTTVAPTVTWPNHTTLITGVTPARHGVVGNDYYDRAHRRPVPLMTDPDGLKERLVRVPTLYDLAKARGLSTAAIRWPATRGAKNLDWTLPDVFSDELLHEYSTPELMKECKAAGVWADGEVVQAGTRELRVVSDEACTRVFNFILERHRPGLALLHVTFVDHEEHLKGPRTAEAYTAIKLADEQVRSVWETTKRVYQDKATLIVLSDHGFSPVERLVMPNVALHDAGLIETNGDQVTGGTVHVIVQGGAALVYILDAEHRADILARGKALFSSLEGVAKVVESSQLAHHGLAEPQTDPRSPDLLLFAKEGWSFANSATGAATTIAPVDRKGAHGHDEHLPIMDATFVAWGRGIEAGARLGRIANIDVAPTVARLLQLPLEGADGKPLTAALSE comes from the coding sequence ATGCGATGGATCATTATTTGGCTGTCGATCGTTTGCCTCGTATGCCTGGCCACGCCGAGCGCGTTTGGCGCAGATTCTGAGCCCGCTGAGAACGCGGTTGTCATCGTCAGCGTGGACGGTTTGGCGGCGTTCTATTGGGACGATCCGCGGGCCGAGATGCCGACGATCCGCGCCTTGGCCAAAGAAGGAGCGAGCGCCACGGCCATGACAACCGTGGCTCCGACAGTCACGTGGCCCAACCATACAACCTTGATCACAGGAGTGACCCCCGCCCGTCACGGAGTGGTGGGGAATGATTACTACGATCGAGCTCACCGGCGCCCGGTTCCACTGATGACCGATCCCGACGGGCTTAAGGAGCGGCTGGTGCGGGTGCCCACGCTCTATGATCTGGCCAAGGCTCGGGGGCTGAGCACGGCGGCCATTCGTTGGCCGGCAACGCGCGGTGCCAAGAATTTGGATTGGACTCTGCCCGACGTCTTTTCGGACGAGCTGCTGCACGAATACTCGACGCCCGAACTCATGAAAGAGTGCAAGGCGGCCGGTGTTTGGGCGGACGGCGAAGTGGTTCAGGCCGGGACTCGCGAGTTGCGCGTCGTGTCCGACGAGGCATGTACGCGAGTTTTCAACTTCATTCTCGAGCGACACCGCCCTGGCTTGGCCCTGCTGCACGTAACATTTGTCGATCACGAAGAGCATCTGAAGGGGCCGCGAACGGCGGAGGCTTACACCGCGATAAAGCTGGCCGACGAGCAGGTCCGATCGGTTTGGGAGACGACGAAGCGAGTCTACCAAGACAAAGCAACTTTGATCGTTCTCTCGGACCATGGATTTTCGCCGGTCGAGCGGCTGGTCATGCCCAATGTCGCATTGCACGACGCCGGACTGATCGAAACGAATGGTGACCAGGTCACGGGAGGCACCGTGCATGTGATCGTGCAGGGAGGGGCGGCCCTTGTCTATATTCTCGACGCCGAACATCGCGCCGACATTCTCGCGCGCGGCAAGGCATTGTTTTCGAGCCTGGAAGGGGTCGCCAAGGTTGTGGAGTCGTCGCAATTAGCGCATCACGGTCTTGCGGAACCGCAGACGGATCCTCGTTCGCCAGACTTGCTGCTGTTCGCCAAGGAGGGATGGAGTTTCGCGAATTCCGCGACGGGCGCAGCCACCACGATCGCGCCGGTAGACCGCAAGGGAGCGCACGGACATGACGAGCACCTACCGATCATGGACGCGACCTTTGTCGCCTGGGGCCGAGGCATCGAGGCCGGCGCACGTTTGGGGCGCATCGCCAACATCGACGTCGCGCCCACCGTCGCGCGACTGCTGCAGTTGCCGCTGGAAGGAGCCGATGGAAAGCCACTCACCGCCGCTTTATCGGAATGA
- a CDS encoding SGNH/GDSL hydrolase family protein, with product MAFRHRLANRVLFVIAVTSLGAACLDQVPHNARAAVLHGLGVMGDSGSDGSSVNKWPGMLQADRGLNFGGSGLPYNHAVGGATSTTLLNPQHQDTALASNVTAGNVTTGIIFIGNNDYGNAATSILSGSLSGAALTNFENTVANNIETASQTVLNAGAEGFLLGSVNNFAFEPAAAAATPAQKLQLENSITNVNNQLIAFADAKHVPYVDFFGLEKSVLATNATSIIIGGVPISLTATGSSQLDFFQDALHPNIVGNAIIANMWMAALNKAYDTNLPLFTDQQILSLAGLSGYTGETFSTSTNLSNFIHFVPAPEPSTALLAVIGFALLAGRALRTLGRSSVASR from the coding sequence ATGGCATTTCGGCACCGACTTGCGAATCGAGTTCTATTCGTAATCGCGGTGACATCGCTCGGCGCAGCATGTCTTGATCAAGTTCCTCACAACGCACGGGCCGCGGTGTTGCACGGCCTGGGGGTGATGGGGGACAGTGGTTCGGATGGCTCGTCCGTCAACAAGTGGCCCGGCATGTTGCAGGCCGACCGCGGCCTGAATTTTGGCGGCAGCGGATTGCCCTACAATCATGCCGTCGGCGGTGCCACTTCGACGACGCTACTCAACCCGCAGCATCAAGACACCGCGCTTGCCTCGAACGTGACTGCCGGAAACGTGACGACGGGCATCATATTTATTGGCAATAACGATTACGGCAATGCCGCGACGTCGATCCTAAGTGGCTCGCTGTCTGGCGCCGCGCTCACGAACTTCGAGAACACGGTTGCCAATAATATCGAGACGGCCAGCCAGACGGTACTCAACGCCGGCGCGGAGGGTTTCCTTCTCGGCAGCGTCAACAATTTTGCGTTCGAGCCGGCGGCAGCCGCCGCCACGCCTGCTCAAAAATTGCAACTCGAGAATTCCATCACGAACGTCAACAATCAGTTGATTGCATTCGCCGACGCCAAGCACGTTCCCTACGTCGACTTCTTCGGTTTGGAAAAGTCAGTGTTGGCCACTAATGCCACGTCGATCATCATCGGAGGCGTGCCGATTAGCCTGACGGCAACCGGCAGCAGTCAGCTCGATTTTTTTCAGGACGCATTGCATCCGAATATCGTCGGCAACGCGATCATCGCGAACATGTGGATGGCAGCCCTAAACAAGGCTTATGACACCAACCTGCCGCTCTTCACAGATCAGCAGATCCTGTCCCTGGCCGGGTTAAGTGGATACACCGGCGAGACCTTCTCGACGTCGACGAACCTGAGCAACTTCATTCACTTCGTGCCGGCTCCCGAGCCGTCGACCGCGCTACTAGCCGTGATCGGCTTCGCTCTATTGGCTGGGCGTGCTCTGCGGACGCTTGGAAGATCGAGTGTTGCTTCGCGATAG
- a CDS encoding tetratricopeptide repeat protein, with amino-acid sequence MNQFIKCGVATVAALACICICVSPADARGGRGGGGGGGGRGGGGGGRPGGGGGGARPSMGQVGGGGGRSSMGGGGGSFASHQSSARPSMNRPSMNNASRPNNAARPNIGSHGSGGGFSPSGGGRPNLSQSGARPGGVGGAGAANRPSLHQPNNVNPVNRPSFPSGGMANANRPNFGGSNRPTLPGAGGGAGNRPGAGGDRPSFGNANRPGAGGGGEQFRPGGGSGNRPGFAGGGNRPGAGGGGEQLRPGGGGGDRPGFAGGGNRPGAGGGGEQFRPGAGGNRPVIGGGGNRFPGNNNRPVIGGGNHNAINNGNINVGNRVNINNGNNRYGGGNFVGNRPGWDHGGWNNPGWGWGGGGWGGGWAGNWHNNAINPRYGWYNGCWNGNWGSNWYRPLAWGAVGWGLGAMTSGWGYGGGYSNPYYASSMAAPYDYSQPVVVNNYAAADDPNAAPAQVAQQTSDSDQATSLFDAGLAQFKAGDYQGALGNFDTALQKLPNDPVVHEVRALALFALGEYKPAAAALNSLLSSAPGMDWTTMSSLYGNTDDYMAQLHKLEQYCRDHQTDPASAFVLAYHDLVLDHKESAIHALQAVVKNQPQDSTAKRMLDALSPQQSPTPGPAAPGEDAPQTDLVGNWRANAGDSTINLAITDDSQFTWTALQPGKPAVELKGQLESSSDELSLESKDQGAMSGSVKSDGPDKWQFALTGAPPSAPGLNFERVKK; translated from the coding sequence ATGAATCAATTCATTAAATGCGGTGTCGCAACCGTGGCCGCGTTGGCTTGCATCTGTATTTGTGTTAGCCCGGCCGACGCGCGCGGCGGTCGTGGCGGCGGCGGAGGAGGAGGCGGCCGTGGCGGTGGCGGCGGAGGTCGCCCCGGCGGCGGTGGTGGTGGGGCACGTCCTTCAATGGGGCAAGTCGGTGGCGGCGGCGGAAGATCTTCGATGGGCGGCGGCGGTGGTTCGTTCGCTTCTCATCAATCATCCGCGCGCCCCAGCATGAACCGGCCGTCGATGAACAACGCATCGCGCCCGAACAATGCTGCGCGTCCCAATATCGGTTCGCATGGATCAGGTGGTGGATTCAGCCCGTCAGGCGGCGGCCGGCCCAATCTGTCGCAATCCGGTGCGCGACCCGGAGGCGTCGGTGGCGCCGGCGCGGCGAATCGCCCGTCCCTGCATCAACCAAATAACGTCAATCCGGTCAATCGGCCGTCGTTCCCCTCGGGCGGAATGGCAAATGCGAATCGTCCCAACTTCGGCGGCAGTAATCGACCGACGCTGCCCGGCGCAGGGGGAGGAGCAGGCAACCGCCCTGGCGCGGGTGGCGATCGCCCAAGTTTTGGCAACGCCAATCGCCCCGGCGCAGGGGGAGGTGGCGAGCAATTCCGTCCCGGCGGCGGCAGCGGTAACCGCCCGGGCTTTGCCGGAGGTGGCAATCGTCCTGGCGCAGGAGGGGGTGGTGAACAGCTTCGACCAGGTGGTGGTGGCGGTGATCGCCCCGGATTTGCAGGTGGTGGAAATCGCCCCGGCGCGGGCGGTGGTGGTGAACAATTTCGTCCTGGTGCCGGCGGAAATCGTCCGGTCATCGGCGGCGGTGGCAATCGATTTCCTGGGAACAATAACCGACCGGTCATTGGCGGAGGAAATCACAACGCCATCAACAACGGAAATATCAACGTTGGGAATCGCGTCAACATCAATAACGGCAACAACCGCTACGGCGGAGGAAACTTCGTCGGCAATCGTCCCGGCTGGGACCACGGAGGGTGGAACAATCCAGGCTGGGGTTGGGGAGGCGGCGGCTGGGGCGGTGGTTGGGCCGGCAACTGGCATAACAACGCCATCAATCCGCGCTATGGCTGGTACAACGGCTGTTGGAACGGTAACTGGGGAAGTAACTGGTACAGGCCGCTCGCTTGGGGCGCCGTAGGTTGGGGCCTTGGCGCCATGACCAGCGGTTGGGGTTACGGCGGTGGATACTCGAACCCTTATTACGCTTCGTCCATGGCCGCGCCTTACGATTACTCGCAGCCGGTCGTCGTCAACAACTATGCCGCGGCCGACGATCCGAACGCCGCGCCAGCGCAGGTAGCGCAACAGACGTCAGACTCCGACCAGGCGACCAGTCTCTTCGATGCCGGTCTGGCGCAGTTCAAGGCCGGCGACTATCAAGGTGCGCTCGGCAATTTCGACACCGCGCTCCAAAAGCTCCCCAACGATCCTGTGGTGCATGAAGTGCGCGCGCTCGCGCTCTTCGCCTTGGGCGAATACAAGCCCGCCGCCGCGGCGCTCAACTCGTTGCTGTCGTCGGCTCCCGGCATGGATTGGACAACAATGAGCAGCCTGTACGGGAACACCGATGATTACATGGCACAGCTGCACAAGCTGGAACAATACTGCCGTGATCACCAAACCGATCCCGCGTCCGCTTTTGTGTTGGCTTATCACGATCTGGTACTGGACCACAAAGAATCCGCGATCCATGCTTTGCAGGCCGTCGTAAAGAATCAGCCGCAGGATTCCACGGCCAAGCGCATGCTCGATGCGCTGTCGCCCCAGCAATCGCCAACACCAGGCCCCGCGGCCCCCGGCGAAGATGCGCCGCAAACCGACCTGGTCGGCAACTGGCGCGCCAATGCAGGCGACTCCACAATCAATCTCGCCATTACCGATGATTCGCAGTTCACCTGGACGGCGCTGCAGCCAGGCAAGCCCGCAGTTGAATTGAAGGGCCAACTCGAGTCGAGCAGCGACGAGTTATCGCTCGAGAGCAAGGATCAGGGCGCCATGTCGGGCTCGGTCAAATCCGATGGTCCGGACAAATGGCAATTCGCGCTGACCGGCGCGCCGCCGTCCGCTCCCGGTTTGAATTTCGAGCGCGTTAAAAAGTAA
- a CDS encoding metalloregulator ArsR/SmtB family transcription factor produces MQTSPDLLFKSLADPTRRAIFERLSRDGEQTVRMLTDNSGVSQPAISKHLGILKQAGLVQARHAGRETHYSAQPRALGTLVDWLNHYGRFWQERFARLEDLLKRMDQ; encoded by the coding sequence ATGCAGACCTCGCCCGATTTGTTGTTCAAGTCTCTCGCCGATCCGACGCGACGCGCCATTTTTGAGCGTTTGAGCCGCGATGGCGAACAGACGGTGCGGATGCTCACTGACAACTCGGGCGTGTCGCAGCCGGCGATCTCGAAGCATTTGGGAATCCTCAAGCAGGCCGGCCTGGTGCAAGCGCGGCACGCGGGGCGCGAGACGCACTACAGCGCCCAGCCGCGCGCACTGGGGACGCTCGTCGACTGGTTGAATCACTACGGCCGGTTCTGGCAAGAAAGATTCGCGCGTTTGGAAGATTTACTGAAACGGATGGACCAATGA
- a CDS encoding PEP-CTERM sorting domain-containing protein, with the protein MRRCISPLVAMTCAMVAIRIASADTFYVDPDFSSLSIAVYDHTTSTLLTSAQISGSDTTSLTGTFDATIDSSTITFNSGSVAFNNQESDMQPAIGGGDASAGDSMNPYPPSPGSDPANYGLFLTVPDPDDPEGPLALAGVAAIRDAVTSLTSSAITLTGGGSAFDASQVTLGLTYGSLDYNINTGDGTPFLNGTTGIDGNSGLNSSTDGGIGTFGGITAVSIPVSVLVNVMTGGLNIDVVLTGQIEGTNAAPLAPVPEPGTFALAALALIGVVPAIRKVRRPR; encoded by the coding sequence ATGAGACGCTGCATCTCTCCCCTTGTCGCCATGACTTGCGCCATGGTGGCCATCCGCATCGCAAGTGCGGATACGTTCTATGTGGACCCGGACTTCAGCTCGCTGAGTATCGCGGTCTACGATCACACGACGTCGACCTTGCTGACGTCGGCCCAAATTTCAGGCAGTGACACAACAAGCCTGACCGGCACCTTCGATGCAACGATCGACAGCAGCACCATCACCTTCAATAGTGGTAGCGTCGCGTTCAACAATCAGGAGAGCGATATGCAGCCCGCCATCGGCGGTGGCGACGCGTCGGCCGGTGATTCGATGAATCCCTATCCGCCATCGCCCGGCTCCGATCCGGCAAACTATGGCTTGTTCCTGACGGTGCCTGACCCCGATGACCCCGAGGGGCCGCTCGCCCTAGCGGGCGTGGCGGCGATTCGCGACGCGGTCACCAGCCTCACCAGTAGCGCCATCACACTCACCGGGGGCGGCAGCGCCTTCGATGCCAGCCAGGTCACGTTGGGACTGACCTATGGCTCGCTCGACTACAACATCAACACCGGAGACGGTACACCGTTCTTGAATGGCACGACCGGCATTGATGGGAATTCCGGCCTGAATTCCTCGACGGACGGCGGAATTGGGACGTTCGGCGGTATAACCGCCGTTTCGATTCCTGTGTCGGTCTTAGTAAACGTCATGACCGGCGGCCTTAACATCGACGTCGTGCTGACCGGCCAAATCGAGGGCACGAATGCCGCTCCGTTGGCGCCGGTTCCCGAACCGGGAACGTTCGCGCTTGCGGCGTTGGCGTTGATCGGCGTTGTTCCCGCGATTCGCAAGGTGCGACGCCCGCGGTAA
- a CDS encoding glucose 1-dehydrogenase — MSRLTGKVAVVTGASKGIGASIAENLAAEGASVVVNYASSKSGAEAVVERIRKKGGKAVAVQADVSKPEDIKRLFAETSSAFDRLDVLVNNAGVYEFSPLETVTPEHFHKQFNLNVLGLLLTTQEAVKHFGSAGGSVINISSIVSPMPLPGASVYSATKAAVDAITISLSRELGPKKIRVNSLNPGMIETEGLHSAGFAEGDFRKMVESQTPLGRIGQPEDIGRAAVFFASEESGWATGQTLVLAGGARQ; from the coding sequence ATGAGCCGTCTCACAGGTAAAGTTGCCGTCGTAACGGGAGCCTCGAAGGGGATTGGCGCGTCGATTGCAGAAAATCTCGCGGCCGAGGGAGCGTCGGTCGTCGTGAATTACGCCAGCAGCAAGTCTGGCGCCGAGGCGGTTGTTGAGCGCATTCGCAAAAAGGGAGGCAAGGCCGTCGCGGTGCAAGCGGATGTTTCGAAGCCCGAGGACATTAAGCGCCTGTTCGCTGAAACGAGTTCCGCGTTCGATCGGCTCGACGTGCTGGTGAATAACGCCGGCGTTTACGAATTCTCACCGCTGGAAACCGTCACGCCTGAGCACTTTCACAAGCAGTTCAATCTGAATGTGCTGGGGCTGTTGCTCACTACACAAGAGGCCGTCAAGCATTTTGGATCGGCCGGTGGCTCGGTAATTAACATTAGCTCGATCGTCAGCCCAATGCCGCTACCGGGCGCCTCGGTCTACAGCGCCACGAAGGCGGCCGTCGACGCGATAACGATATCGCTGTCACGCGAGCTTGGACCGAAGAAGATCCGCGTCAACTCGCTGAACCCCGGCATGATCGAGACCGAAGGGTTGCACAGCGCCGGTTTTGCCGAAGGGGATTTTCGCAAGATGGTCGAGTCGCAGACGCCGCTGGGACGCATTGGACAGCCCGAGGATATCGGTCGCGCGGCGGTGTTCTTTGCGTCGGAAGAGTCAGGCTGGGCCACCGGGCAAACGCTAGTCCTGGCGGGTGGTGCGCGACAGTAG
- a CDS encoding SgcJ/EcaC family oxidoreductase — protein sequence MRSNPIANPKLCLLTMALLTVATSVSAAEDDQAAAVRKSAGRMVASFNAGKADEVAAVFLPKGELIDEQGTVFQGPQEIKDLLGAFFKKFPAAKLAVDTESIRLVGPVAIEEGARTMTTADGAEKSHFRYIAVWSKGTKDWQLASFRDFADDPLPTPHESLEPLSRLVGDWINEGADGKVTISYRWSDDQNYLLGEFETTPASGTPRKSSQRIGWDPSVGRIRSWLFDTDGGFAEGNWTVVDDGIVIKSSSVNPDGTTASATMNVIWKDRDHYSIEGTDRIVGNTLEEDFELTVTRRAPPANK from the coding sequence ATGAGAAGTAATCCAATCGCTAATCCCAAGCTCTGCCTGCTGACGATGGCTCTATTAACGGTCGCGACTTCTGTCTCGGCCGCCGAAGACGATCAGGCGGCGGCCGTGCGGAAAAGCGCCGGCCGTATGGTCGCGTCTTTCAATGCCGGCAAGGCAGACGAAGTAGCGGCGGTGTTCTTGCCCAAGGGAGAGTTGATCGACGAGCAGGGCACCGTCTTTCAGGGGCCGCAGGAAATCAAGGATCTCCTGGGCGCGTTCTTCAAGAAGTTCCCCGCGGCGAAGCTGGCCGTCGACACCGAGTCGATCCGGCTGGTCGGTCCCGTGGCGATCGAGGAAGGGGCCCGCACCATGACCACCGCCGACGGCGCCGAGAAATCTCATTTCCGATATATCGCGGTGTGGTCCAAGGGAACCAAGGATTGGCAACTCGCGTCGTTCCGCGATTTCGCTGACGATCCGCTGCCGACTCCTCACGAGAGCCTGGAACCACTGTCTCGGCTCGTCGGTGACTGGATCAACGAAGGAGCCGACGGCAAAGTAACGATTTCGTATCGCTGGTCCGACGACCAGAACTATCTGCTCGGCGAATTCGAAACCACTCCCGCCAGCGGCACGCCGCGGAAATCATCGCAACGGATCGGCTGGGACCCTTCGGTCGGAAGGATTCGTTCGTGGCTTTTCGACACTGACGGTGGATTCGCCGAGGGCAACTGGACGGTCGTTGACGACGGCATCGTTATCAAGTCGTCTTCAGTCAATCCCGACGGCACCACGGCCAGTGCCACGATGAACGTCATTTGGAAGGATCGGGATCATTACTCGATCGAAGGGACCGACCGCATTGTGGGGAACACGCTCGAAGAAGACTTCGAGCTCACGGTTACCCGCCGCGCACCGCCTGCCAACAAATAA
- a CDS encoding SRPBCC domain-containing protein, giving the protein MTHSHTLVIEKEFPFPPEKIWRALTEGALIKEWLMENDFRADLGHKFAFRATPQPHWNGIIDGEVLVVEPNKKLSYSWCSMGLESVVAWTLIAKSGGTLVRMEQSGFKPDQEAAYKGANYGWQKFIVSLEQVVAELP; this is encoded by the coding sequence ATGACACACTCGCATACGCTGGTGATTGAAAAGGAGTTTCCCTTTCCGCCAGAGAAGATCTGGCGCGCGCTCACCGAAGGGGCACTCATCAAAGAGTGGTTGATGGAAAACGACTTTCGGGCGGACTTGGGGCACAAGTTTGCTTTCCGGGCTACGCCGCAACCGCATTGGAATGGCATCATCGATGGCGAGGTTTTGGTCGTCGAACCGAACAAGAAGCTCTCCTACAGTTGGTGCTCGATGGGATTGGAGAGTGTTGTCGCTTGGACGTTGATCGCGAAAAGCGGCGGGACGCTGGTGCGGATGGAGCAGTCTGGATTCAAACCCGATCAAGAGGCCGCCTACAAGGGAGCGAACTACGGCTGGCAGAAGTTCATCGTCAGCCTGGAGCAGGTTGTCGCCGAGCTACCGTAA
- a CDS encoding SRPBCC family protein: MAEKTKSYEIHIIRLYDAPVEAVWDAWTEPEQVAQWWGPRGFTLTTHSKDLRPGGSWVYTMHGPDGVDWPNSTRYFEVEEHKKLVYDHGGSEDRPPLFRVTVLFSEVEGRTKMDMTMSVDTPEALEHIREVIKHASGNSTWDRLAEYLEKESSGKEKFVINRTFDAPLELMFEMWTKPEHFSKWLAPTGFNMRFIKSDIRPDGRTFFVLSGPADAKMYGKAHYLSIEKPNRLVYTQQFSDENENISRHPMSPTWPKTMLTVVELSAEGPDRTRVTVTWEPHGATTPEELETFIQARTGMTQGWTGSFDKLEEYVGTQQ, from the coding sequence ATGGCCGAAAAAACTAAATCCTACGAGATCCACATCATCCGCCTGTACGATGCCCCGGTCGAAGCCGTCTGGGACGCGTGGACCGAGCCTGAGCAGGTGGCGCAGTGGTGGGGACCGCGCGGCTTTACTTTGACGACGCACAGCAAAGACCTCCGGCCGGGTGGAAGTTGGGTCTACACGATGCACGGACCCGATGGCGTCGACTGGCCGAACAGCACGCGCTACTTCGAGGTCGAAGAGCATAAGAAGCTGGTTTACGATCACGGCGGCAGCGAAGACCGACCGCCCCTATTCCGCGTCACGGTTCTATTCTCGGAAGTCGAAGGCCGTACGAAGATGGACATGACTATGTCCGTGGATACGCCCGAGGCCTTGGAGCACATTCGCGAGGTCATCAAGCACGCGAGCGGCAATTCCACCTGGGATCGACTGGCCGAATACCTGGAAAAGGAATCCTCCGGCAAAGAGAAGTTCGTCATCAATCGCACGTTCGACGCGCCGTTGGAATTGATGTTCGAGATGTGGACCAAGCCCGAGCATTTTTCGAAATGGTTGGCGCCGACAGGTTTCAACATGCGGTTTATAAAGTCCGACATCAGGCCGGACGGACGAACGTTCTTCGTCCTCTCGGGCCCGGCTGACGCCAAGATGTACGGCAAAGCCCATTACCTGAGCATCGAGAAACCGAACCGCCTCGTCTACACGCAACAATTCAGCGACGAAAACGAAAACATCTCCCGCCATCCCATGTCGCCGACGTGGCCGAAAACGATGCTGACCGTCGTCGAACTCTCGGCCGAAGGGCCTGACCGCACGCGCGTCACGGTTACGTGGGAACCGCACGGCGCCACGACGCCCGAAGAACTGGAAACGTTTATCCAAGCTCGTACCGGCATGACACAGGGCTGGACCGGATCGTTCGACAAGTTGGAAGAGTACGTCGGCACTCAGCAATAG